Part of the Desulfobacteraceae bacterium genome is shown below.
TCGGCACTTAGTGGGATCTTGAGGCGCGCGCTTTCCTCGAAAATGTTCATCAACAGATCGGGGTTTCGCAACACCTCCTGGGGGGCGACGAAGCGCAGCATGCCGCGGTGGATGTCCAGGCCCTGGAAACGGGTCTGCCGGGTGGGTTTCTTTTTGCCCGCCAGCCAGACCCGGGGCTTGAGCATCGCCTCGTAGCCCTGTTCGTAGAGAAACATGCGGTGCTGCTGCTTGAGAAATTCCATCCGTCCGTGCAGATCGCCCATGAAAAGCTCCACGGGCTGCTGTCCGTTGCGCCGGGTGTAGCCCATGGCCTCGGCCAGCCGGATCTGGTGATCGAAGAACAGCTGGTCGCACTTTCTGCCGGCCAAATGGTGCAGACGGTTGCGAACGCCCCAGATGAAGGCCAGGCTCTGGCGCAGGGCCCGGTATTCGGCGTTTGACAGGCAGCCGTAGTACTCCAAGTCCCGGGGTTGGCGCAGGTTGAATTTGATCCGGGCGATCCACAGCATGGTGTGGTAGTCGCGCAGCCCCCCTTGACCCTCCTTGAGGTTGGGCTCCAGCAGGTAGGCCGAGTCGCCGAAATGCCGGTGGCGCTCCCGGTTGCGCGTGATCAGCCAGGTGACCACCTGCTCCGAACGCCGCTGGAGGATTTTTTTACGCACCTGCTCCATCATTTCCGAATAGAGCAGCGAGACACCGCAGATGAAGCGGGCGTCGAGCAGCGAGGTGAGCACCTCATAGTCGCCCAGGGCGAGGCCGATACACTCCTTCAGCGACCGGGTGGCGTGCCCCACCTCGATGCCCATGTCCCACAGCGGGTAGACGATTTCGCGAATCAAGACCTCGGCTTCGGTGGGAACCTTTTTGCTGAACAAGAGCAGCAGATCGACGTCCGAGCAGGCACACTGTTCCTGGCGCCCGTAGCCCCCGAGGGCCACGATGGCGTATGGCTTCTTGTCGATGCCCATCCGGGGGCCGATGCGACTGCGGGCGAAGCATTCGCGCAGGTAATCATCCAGCAGACGGGCGTGCTCCCGCAAAAAGTCGGGCGCCCGGCCCTCCAGAAAGCGCGCCAGCAACTCACCGCGGCTTTGGGCCAGCAGTGCGGCGGGGTCGGCACTCCCGTTTTTGATGGTGAGGTTGCTCACGGGTCCTCCAGGTGAAAGGCTGGGCGATTGCGTCTGCAGGTTGGGCGCTCCCGGTCGGGCCGCAATCCGGCGGGATCCTGTGGACCGCAAGTGGAGCAATTGATATGCCATGACACCAAAACTCTAAAATAGGCCATGATATCAATTAAATATCGTATTTTTATTTTTTCCCCATTCGGCAGAAGAACTACAAATTTGTAAATTTTAGGCTCTAAAAATTACAGATTTGAAACTCTTCCGGAACAAATGCGAAAAAACCGATTTTTCCGTTT
Proteins encoded:
- a CDS encoding DUF294 nucleotidyltransferase-like domain-containing protein; this encodes MSNLTIKNGSADPAALLAQSRGELLARFLEGRAPDFLREHARLLDDYLRECFARSRIGPRMGIDKKPYAIVALGGYGRQEQCACSDVDLLLLFSKKVPTEAEVLIREIVYPLWDMGIEVGHATRSLKECIGLALGDYEVLTSLLDARFICGVSLLYSEMMEQVRKKILQRRSEQVVTWLITRNRERHRHFGDSAYLLEPNLKEGQGGLRDYHTMLWIARIKFNLRQPRDLEYYGCLSNAEYRALRQSLAFIWGVRNRLHHLAGRKCDQLFFDHQIRLAEAMGYTRRNGQQPVELFMGDLHGRMEFLKQQHRMFLYEQGYEAMLKPRVWLAGKKKPTRQTRFQGLDIHRGMLRFVAPQEVLRNPDLLMNIFEESARLKIPLSA